In Reichenbachiella agarivorans, one genomic interval encodes:
- the porD gene encoding type IX secretion system protein PorD: MNYARILLCLTLLFGFSIKSFAQELDCRVVINAQLIQSTERRVFQEMESEFSRFINERKWTDGEFQNNEKIKCAIMINLEEQPNVSNFNATVQIISIRPVYGTTYETSLINFADRNFDFEYTQSQPMNYTENSYTSNITSLLAYYAYMVLAYDYDSFSNLGGDRMFTKAWEVVNTAQQSGYTGWDQFSSVRNRYWWSENAIDQFMKSFRESMYLYHIKGLDIMADKPEEARANILEVLKKIAVVNKSKPRSIMVITFLDTKAEELISIFSEGNMNVRREAYDLLKTMDPARNEEFKKILTN, from the coding sequence ATGAATTACGCTAGAATCCTCCTTTGTTTAACCCTATTGTTCGGTTTTTCTATCAAGTCCTTTGCTCAGGAGTTGGATTGCAGGGTGGTCATCAATGCACAGCTGATACAAAGTACCGAGCGCAGAGTCTTTCAGGAGATGGAGTCAGAGTTTTCTCGGTTCATCAACGAACGAAAATGGACGGATGGGGAGTTTCAAAACAATGAAAAGATCAAGTGCGCCATCATGATCAACCTAGAAGAGCAACCCAATGTGTCAAATTTTAACGCTACAGTACAGATCATCTCTATCAGACCTGTATATGGTACTACATACGAGACTTCATTGATCAATTTTGCAGATCGAAATTTTGATTTTGAGTATACGCAGTCTCAGCCCATGAACTACACGGAAAACTCTTATACTTCCAACATTACTTCTTTGCTGGCCTATTACGCCTACATGGTTTTGGCTTATGACTATGATTCATTCTCCAACTTAGGAGGTGATAGAATGTTTACCAAAGCATGGGAGGTGGTGAATACAGCACAACAAAGTGGCTACACAGGTTGGGATCAATTTAGTAGTGTCAGAAACCGATACTGGTGGTCCGAAAATGCCATAGATCAGTTCATGAAGAGTTTTCGCGAATCGATGTATCTCTATCATATCAAAGGGCTAGATATCATGGCAGACAAGCCTGAGGAGGCACGTGCCAATATCTTGGAGGTATTGAAAAAAATCGCAGTGGTCAACAAGTCAAAACCAAGGTCTATCATGGTGATTACTTTCCTCGATACCAAGGCAGAAGAGTTGATTAGCATTTTTTCTGAAGGGAATATGAATGTAAGGAGGGAAGCCTACGATTTACTTAAAACAATGGATCCAGCCAGAAATGAGGAATTCAAAAAGATTTTGACCAACTAG